A single genomic interval of Heliangelus exortis chromosome 11, bHelExo1.hap1, whole genome shotgun sequence harbors:
- the IDH3A gene encoding isocitrate dehydrogenase [NAD] subunit alpha, mitochondrial, giving the protein MAAAAWIPAVSRLLGAFKNQKQVTRSFSSAAQTVTLIPGDGIGPEISAAVVKIFDAAKAPIQWEERNVTAIQGPGGKWMIPPEAKESMDKNKMGLKGPLKTPIAAGHPSMNLLLRKTFDLYANVRPCVSIEGYKTPYTDVNIVTIRENTEGEYSGIEHVIVDGVVQSIKLITEEASKRIAEFAFEYAKNNQRSHVTAVHKANIMRMSDGLFLRKCREAAENCKDIKFNEMYLDTVCLNMVQDPTQFDVLVMPNLYGDILSDLCAGLIGGLGVTPSGNIGANGVAIFESVHGTAPDIAGKDMANPTALLLSAVMMLRHMGLQKYATKIETACFDTIKDGKVLTKDLGGNSKCSEFTEEICRRVRDAA; this is encoded by the exons ATGGCAGCGGCCGCGTGGATCCCTGCG GTTTCTCGATTGCTAGGTGctttcaaaaaccaaaaacaggtGACCAGAAGTTTTAGTAGTGCT GCACAAACAGTAACTTTAATCCCAGGAGATGGCATAGGACCTgaaatttctgctgctgttgtgaAGATCTTTGATGCTGCTAAA GCTCCTATTCAGTGGGAAGAGAGGAATGTTACAGCTATCCAAGGACCAGGAGGGAAGTGGATGATACCTCCAGAGGCCAAAGAATCCATGGATAAAAACAAAATGGGATTAAAAG gaCCTTTGAAGACCCCAATTGCTGCAGGGCACCCATCAATGAATCTGCTCCTGCGGAAAACCTTTGACCTTTATGCAAACGTCCGTCCCTGTGTCTCAATTGAAGGGTACAAAACCCCCTACACAGATGTGAACATTGTCACAATTCGAGAGAACACAGAAGGAGAATACAGTGGCATTGAGCACGTG aTCGTTGATGGTGTTGTGCAGAGCATCAAACTGATCACAGAGGAAGCCAGCAAGCGCATCGCTGAGTTTGCTTTTGAGTATGCCAAAAACAATCAGAGGAGCCACGTTACTGCTGTGCACAAGGCAAACATCAT GAGAATGTCCGATGGGCTTTTCTTGAGAAAatgcagggaggcagcagaaaactgtaaagatattaaatttaatgaaatgtATCTGGATACCGTGTGTCTGAAT ATGGTTCAAGACCCAACACAGTTTGATGTCCTTGTTATGCCCAACTTGTATGGTGACATCCTCAG tgacttgtGTGCCGGGCTGATTGGGGGTCTTGGAGTAACACCAAGTGGAAATATTGGTGCTAATGGAGTTGCAATTTTTGAATCA GTTCATGGAACTGCACCAGACATTGCAGGAAAAGACATGGCAAATCCAACTGCTCTTCTTCTGAGTGCTGTGATGATGTTACGTCACATGGGACTACAGAAATATGCCACAAAAATTGAGACAGCTTGCTTTGATACAATTAAAGATGGAAAG gtCCTGACAAAAGACTTGGGAGGAAACTCCAAGTGTTCAGAATTCACAGAGGAGATTTGCCGCAGAGTACGAGACGCAGCCTAA